AATTCGGCCCCGTGGGGGATCAAAACCCAGGCCGCGAGGGTGCCACTCGGAGCACTTGACCAGCCGGTCTAGCATCCGTTGGCGCAATTTCTAGTTAAGTGACAATTTTCTTTTCAGTTTTATAATTGAAAATTTAATTATGGAAGTGTGATATATCGACAATGTGTGTAGACTCAAACTTTTATATGAAGCAATCAATAAATATGTACATCTTTCTTTCCCATGTTAACCGCAGGTTATAATTGAGAGGAGCACCCTGAGTACGTCGTGCAATTTTTAAACAGCATTTTTCCTGGACAAGGAAAAAAGCGCGGGAGGCAAGGGCCACCTCCGACGTCCCCGTAGATAGGCAGGCCTCAATTAGGCGCACGCACGACGTACCTGTCTAGTCGATCATTGGTCCCGTCCGTCCGTCCGCAGCAATGGTCGGCGGCATGTCACCGCCGCGGCGGACGCTGTCGATGGGGAGCGGCGGCGCCATGGGGCgccgcgcgcccgccgccgccgccgtgatgAGCGACAGCCCCAAGCCCGGGCTGTCCCGATCGATgtaacatgcatgcatgctttgAACATAACATGCACGCACGCGCGAGTGTTGTCTGCGATCATATATCTGACCGACGCGAGGCATGCAGGACCATGGGCGGCGAGCGCACGGTGAAGCGGCTGAGGCTGTCCCGGGCGCTGACGGTCCCTGAGAGCACCACCGTGCTGGAGGTGTGCCGCCGCATGGCCGCGCGCAGGGCCGACGCCGCGCTGCTCACGGACTCCAACGCGCTGCTCTGCGGCATCCTCACCGACAAGGTTGTTCCTGGCCCTGTTCTTCCCCCTTGTTCACAAATTTTTGAGTAATTCCTCCAAACCGTCGAAGATCATGGGTTCCATTTATATATAGGACATCGCTACGAGGGTGATCGCGCGCGAGCTCAAGATCGACGAGACGCCCGTGTGGAAGGTGATGACGAGGCACCCCATCTTCGTCCTCTCCGACACGCTCGCCGTCGAGGCACTGCAGAAGATGGTCCAAGGCACGTGTTCAATTCCATTTTCCATCACCGGAGTGTAGGACCGTGCACATGACATGACTAAGCGTGGATCGATGtcttctcttgtgcatgcattCTCGTCGATGGACCGATTTCGTGCATTAGGCAAGTTCAGGCACCTGCCGGTGGTGGATAACGGCGAGGTGGTGGCCATGCTGGACATCGCCAAGTGCCTCTACGACGCAATTGCCAGGATGGAGAGGGCGTCCGAGAAGGGGAAGGCGGCGATCGCCAACGTGGCGGCTGGTGACGACAAGTACTCCATTGTCGAAGCTCTCAAGGAGCAGATGTTCAGTCCCTGCTTGTCTGCCATTGCCAACGAAGACTCAACGTTGGTTAATTAAATTAAACAACCCTTCCTCTGATCCATGGACTTGCATTTCGAGCACATTTTCTTTAGATTTATTCATGGACTAGTGTATGGATTGACATCCTCATGTCTATGAGCTTGTGGACAGAGTCGTCATGGTGTCACCTGGTGATTCGGTTCTTTCTGCAACCAAGAAGATGGTGGAAGTGCATGCGAGTTCAGCTGTGGTGGCTGTAGGGAGCAAGCCTCAAGGCATCCTGACGTCAGTGGATTTAATTTATACTTGAATTCATGTGCATTGCTCTCTTGAATTGCTATGAATTTATACTCAAATTGGTACCCTTTTTGGttcttgttcaattcctcatCATATATAATGCTTGCCTCTGCCAGTTCAAGGGATATCTTGATGCGTGTGATCGCCAAGAACCTGTCTGCGGATGCGACTCCGGTTGAGAAAGTATGTAAATACAACTGAGTTTCATGCATGAACTAGTTTGCGCAACTAGATAAGTGATAATTGAGCTAATTTAACAAAGGTGAACATTCTTTTATATGATGCAATGCAAACTGCAGGTTATGACTCATGACCCTGAATGTGCCACGGTTGACATGCCTATACTGGACGCCCTACGAACCATGCAAGAGCGTAAGTTCTTGCATCTTCCAGTGATGGACCGAGGTACGTGCACCTTTTCATTCATTTCAGGGGAAAAAGAATGATCAGGGAAACATACTGAATCTGATTAACCAACCTCAGTCCTGATTACATTTTTTCCATTCCATCCATGCTGGCAGACGGCTCAATCATTTCAATTATTGACGTCATCGACATCGCACATGCCGCGATCTCCATCGTAAGCTCTCTGTTCATCCGTATGCTGAATAGTTGCTAACTGTGCATTTGGGTACTTGGGTAGTGGGAGATGCCTACCGCCTACTCATTGCGCAAAATGGGACAGGTGGAGAGCAGTGGTGGCGACGGTGCGGGGAGCGACGACGCGGCAGCCTCCATGATCCAGAGGTTCTGGGACTCCGCCATGGCCTTGGGTCCCCTGGACGACGAGACGGACACCCAGTCCCAGATGAGGTTGTTTATTTGCAGGAGCTCTGAACTTTTCGATCGGTTCTAGCATAACTCATATACACTGTCTGCTGGCCTTTCTCATTTGATTGATACGACAGTAGTTGACTGACACTGTTAATTGGTTGAACTAACCGGCGGCAGCGAGGCGTCGAGGTCCCAGATGATGTCTGATGTTCACCACGATTCCGTGGGCGGCAGCGTGGCGGGGTTCCCGTCGTCCTTCTCCTTCAAGCTCCAGGACAGGCGAGGACGGATGCACCGCTTCAGCTGTGGTATGGTACTACCAACGTTGCAGCGTTTCCATCAGAGTAACCTTTTAACCTGTGCAGTGTGAGATGTTGCACTGTAGCATTTCCGACACGGTGATTGAGGTTTGTGCTGCACTGCAGAGGTCCAGAGCTTGACGCCGCTGGTGACCTGCATCCTTCGAAGGCTCGGCGCTGACATCGACCCTGACCGCCTACCGCAAATCCTGGTATATATACACGAGTTTGTACATGATATACGCGAGTCATGGATAAGTTGCAAAGCCTGCAATTTGTGCGTGCGTGCAGTACGAAGACGAGGACCGGGACAAGGTGGTGCTGGCGTCTGACGACGACCTCGCGGCGGCGGTGGACCACGCCAGGCTCGCCGGATGGAAGGCACGCATGCATGCTTTTGAATTGAGCCGCCCTTGCGTCGGTGACGGTGTGTAACTACCGACTACGACTGATCAATTCATGGCAAGCATGCAGGGTCTGAAGCTGTTCCTGGACTACTCCGGCACCACCGGCCGTAGGAAAGCGGTGGCCTCCTCCAGCGGCGCCGCCATGGCGGTGGGCATGTCCAGCCGGGACGCGTGGGCGGCGGCGTACAGCGGGGTCGCCGCTGGGGCCGCCCTTGTCACTGGGATCGGCGTCATGGCGTATCTGCGAAGATCCTCCTAGCTGGCAAGCTAGTGCTACCAGTACCACGCCAACGGGTTATTCCTAGCTGTCTTGGGATCACTAGAGGCAGTACATATACAGTGGGTTACCCAAACCGGTGCGTGTATGTATTATGTCTCGACGTGTGATGTCACACCTTAGTTTTAAAGAAACGAACTAATAAGCTATATGCAGGTTGTATGTGACTTAATATACATACCCACCAGCGAAATGCCGTGCATAGACAATAAAACTTCATTACAAAATGATTCATGGGAGGGGAGACGCGTGAAAATGATTCATGGGTCCATAAAAGAGAGAAAATATACAAGACACTCAGCAGAAGCAGAGTGGGTCTTctattaggccagtctcaatagAGATGCTACGAGGATTTCATAGATATTAAATAAGATGACACATCAACAAAAATAGAGTTTTTGCTCCGTATTAATGAAGAGAGGAGAAAccgtttcatggggatgaaatgAGCGAGCGTCGTTTGCAAGTCGTTGGAAACGGGATAACATCCGCACAGAGCCGCTTCGTTTCGTTTCATCGATCCCGTGCTCCGGCTATGAAGAGGCGCGCCTCCGTCCCCTTCTTCCCGCCTGCTCGTGCCATTCTTTTGCTTGGACTCTCTCTTTCCCCTCCCGTGGAGCAGAGCCGAGCAAGCCGGTGGAAATCTAGCGCCGGCCATCTCCTCTTCATGGTGCGCCCATGGAGGCAGATCCGGCGCCGGTGGAGAGCATAGGGTGGCGCGACTCCGGCAAAGGAGTAAACGGACGCGGGGGCAGCCAGCGCAGCGGCAAGATGGCGTCCAGGCTTACGTCGTCACTGCCTTCGACTTCCTCGTCACTGTcgtcgctgccgccgccgatTTCCTTCCCAACGCTCCCTCCAACGGCCTCGCTTGCTCCGGCGACTTCCTCACCTGCCCTGCCTCCACTTTCTTCACCTGCGCCGACAACTTTGACCGCGGCCACCGCAAGGAGCAGGATGGGGGCATACCCCAAATTTTCCATCTCAACATGGAAACCAACAAGCCCCAAATCCATGGTAAGTAGTTGATTTCGATGTGTAGAGATGTAGAAATTGATGCATGCAAGTAGTTGATTTCAGTGTAGACAAATGCCTGCAAGTAGCTGTTTCATACATGCTGGATGTCTCTACAGACAGAGTTTCCCTGTCACATGCAGATGCAGCTCATGAACCTTTGCTCTCTGTGTAGAAATTGAGCAGCACATGCTTGATGTTTCTGTTTTTCAGACCTCAATGGGAGATAGACTCTAGAAGGCATTGACAAGTCAGCTTTTTTTTCCTAATAAAATAGAAGTAGAGGTGATGTAGGTCTTGCAAATGACTTGGCCTCTGACATCTAGCAGTGTAGATAGTAACATAAGGTCTGATGGTTTTCAGCAATGTAGCACCTGATGGGAAGCATTATGACAATCTGAAAGATAGAGACATAGCAAAAATGTGAAACTGAAATGCACAGTAACATAAGGTCTATGGTCATTTTGATATGCACAGGTTTTAAATTGTGTGTGAATTTCAGGTCTTACCCAGCAGGTTCTAAATTGCGTGTGAATTTCAGGTCTTATCCATGAATTTCTAGGGCATGATCTTGTTTCTAGCCATGAATCCATGATGGAGGCACCAAGCTTTCTTATCTGTATCTAATCTGTGATATCAGTGACCTGAACCCGCACTTTACCTGCATTCTGCACTTCGTATGTATTAGGAGACACCCATAGTAACCTGAGTGAAACTGAATGTCTTGTGAAACTCTCTTGAGATGGATTCAGCGGCAGTAGCTTTTGTTCAGCTATTCTTGAGAAACTGaggcctgttcgtttgaactaACTTCACCAGTACTTTTCAACtaacgaacaatgtttttctctcgtaacaaatcagcataagccaaatgtCTTTCTATTCTTGCCCGTGTGCTGCTGCTTTTGTTCAACAGCAGTGGCACCTGGCTTGAGATGGATAAACATAGCTCGCAGATTTTCCCCATTTCGGTGTCAAGCACTGGGCCCGGAAAGTCTGACCAATCGTTGTTCGACAACAAAAAGAGGCGCAGAAGGCCAGAAGCCATCTCCTCTTCATGGTGCGCCCATGGAAGCAGATCCGGCGCCGGCGGAGAGCACAGGGCGGCGCGGCTCCGGCAGGGGAGGAAAAGGACGCGGGGGCAGCCAGCGCAGTGGCAAGATGGCGTCCAGGCCTGCGCTACCGCCGCCTTGGACTTCCTCGTCACtgtcatcgccgccgccgccgatttcCTTCCCTACGCCGCCTCCAACGTCCTCACTTGCTCCGGCGACTTCCTCACCTGCGCTGCCTCCACTGTCTTCACCTGCGCTGCCAACTTTGCCTGTGCCGCCGCGGCCACCGCAAGGAGCGGGATGGGGGGGCATACCCCCAATTTTTTCATCTCAACAGGGAAACCAACAAGCCCCAAATCCATGGTAAGCAGTTGATTTCGATGTGTAgagatgtagaagttgatgcatCCAAGTAGTTGATTTCAGTGTAGACAAATGCCTTCAAGtagggtttttttttttctatCAAATACGTGCAAGTAGCTGTTTCATACATGCTGGATGTCTCTACAGACAGAGTTTCCCTGTCACATGTAGATGCAGCTCACGAACCTTTGCTCTCTGTGTATAAATTGAGCAGCACATGCTTGACGTTTCTGTTTTTCAGACCTCAACTCAATGGGAGATAGAGTCCAGAAGGCATTGCTCTGTCAGTTGTTTTTTCTAATGAAATAGAAGTAGAGGTGACGTAGGCCTTGCAAATGACTTGGCCTCTGACGTCCAGCAGTGTAGACAGTAGTCTGATGGTTCTCAGTAAGGAGGAATTCCttttgtgccattaaaaaagatcgtaatgaCCTGTGAGCCTCCGGAAAAGTTCAACGGTCTTTAGCGTCACTGCtttaacttttttgtgccctccatgtcattgccgtcagtttgggctctaacgccgtcaaactgcatgCATAGTTATTAGGACCGGACCGGAGATCGAACCGGCGAGGCCATAGATTCACTGGTTCACTGGTCCAACCGTTTAGAACCGGTTGAACCGCCAGTTCAATTGTTTTGGACCGGTTAAATCAAACCGGTCACAAATACATTGAACCGGCATATATGTATATGCTATGATTAATAATTGATAAATGGTAAATAGCACAATTTAATTGTACAACCATAAGGTTCATACATATGCAGAGAATAACATGTTCTTAAATTCAAAACATACAAGCTCCACAAGTTTTAGTGCTCCAGAGTTGTTttataatgtatatatatataaacaaataaaaagataatacaTGGAGCACTTACGAATTAGTGCAAAAAGGACTTGAATAGTAATTTAAATATTCATCATTGCAAAACAATCTTAAATAATAAAATAAAGTGCGCTATTGCGAAGAGCTCGTTGAGATAATCAAAACGGACATTATTTGACTAATTTGGAGTTGGTATGACAAAGatataaattttaaattttaaaaggcACTGACATCGGCGCATCCAAaatttaagggggtgtttggttctttaggcactcctaaaatttatgtcacctcaaatgtttagaggctaataaggagtattaaatataaattaattataaaactaattacatagatggaggctaattttcgagacgaattttttaagcctaattaatctatcattagtacatgtttactgtagcactactttgtcaaatcatgaactaattaggcttaaaagattcgtctcgcaaattagtcgcaagttgtgcaattagtttcgtaattagtctatatttaatactccatgcatgtatcaaacattcgatgtgacaggaattttaagaGGAGGGGaagaaaccaaacaggccctaaacgtAGCTCGGCATGCATGCCAACTGTGCAAGCGTGAGCCACCACCGGTGGTAACAGCTAGGCAGGGGACAGGCGGGGCCTACCAACAGCAGCCGCAGGCACACGCGCCACCCACGAACCAATCAGCAGCATGCTGCGGTGCTGCTCGCAGATGACCAGCAAGAAACCGTCCGGTCCGTATGGAACCGACCAGTTCACCGGTTCCATAAAAAACCGGTCGGTTCAACCGGTTTTTAGCGGTTCGACTGTACAGACGGTCTTTTAAGTGAACCGGACCGGTCTAGTTCTGGTTCGGTCTTTTAGCGGTCGAACCGTCGTTCTGGTCGATCCTAATAACTAGGACCGCAGGTGTGAAAAGttaaaaatacccttaagtctaaatatgtcattaatttttttagcatcttaacgacttcaaatgaaaacactcaaaactagaaagttgtagatctcgtcgagatctataattttcatataaaaattatttttatttaattgcgcaaaaaaagatatgatttttctaagatatattaatcatatcaaatcatattttttgcggaattaaatgaagatgatttttatatgaaaattatatatctcgacgagatctacaatttttagttttgacttttttcatttgaagtcgttaaaatgctcaaaaaaatttaatgacatatttaaacttaagggtatttttgacttttcacacctgcagtttgacggcattagagcccaaactgacggcggTGGCATAGAGGGcataaaaaagttggagcagtggcgctaAAGATCGCTGAACTTTTCCAGAGACTCATAgagcattgcgatcttttttaatggcacacagtgAATTTCCCCTTTCAGTAATGTAGCACCTGATGGGAAGCATTATGATGACTTGAAAGACAGAGACATAACAAAAATGTGAAACTGAAATGCACAGTAACATAAGGTCTATGGTCATTTTGATATGCACAGGTTCTAAATTGTCTGTGAATTTCAGGTCTTACCCAACACGTTCTAAATTGTGTGTGAATTTAAGGTCTTATCCGTGAATTTCTAGGGCATGTTCTTGTTTCTGGCCATGATGGAGGCACTCAGCTTTTTTATCTGTAAATAATCTGTGATATATGTGACCTGAACCTGCACTTTACCTGCATTCTGCACTTTATATGTATTAGGAGACACCCATAATACTTTATCCGAGTGAAACTGAATGTCTTGTGAAACTCTCTTGAGATGGATTCAGCGGCAGTAGCTTTTGTTCAGCTATTCTTGAGAAAATGTGAAGGACCGTAAACGGCGTTAAGCTATTCTTGAGAAAatgtgaaggaccggaaacggtgATCAGACGAGGGGTGAATggaagcctcaaatttctttcgaaacttTTGGCCACTGTCCCAAAATCGACCCCAAAAGGCACATGACCAAAAGCTATAAAAACACGAGCCACCGGGTGTCAAGAGAACCTAGAGAAGTTCCCCAGATCGCTAGAAACCCAACGCAAAAGACAGAACTCGGCACAAAACAGGGAACGGCGGACTGTCTGCTACAGCACCTCGGACAGTCCGCAGTTCAAAAATCAGAAAACCAAACCGAGGGAACAGATTTTGTACGCCGGAAAAAAATGAACGCTGGGCAATCCGGGACCAAGGGGCAGACTGTCTGCAGTTCAAATCTACGAAAAACGAAGTTTAAAAATAGGTTCTGGATGAGGCTAAAACCCGAGTGGCGGACTGTCCATGGGTAAAGCCCGGACTGTCTGGGTGTCGCGAAACAGCACAGAACAGATCGTCCGAAAATTGTCTCCAAACAAAATCCATTCGATTTGCGGCCAAATAAAAAACCAATTGCCACTAAATTTTAACCATATGGTCAAAAGACAATAGGTGAGCCACCTCTAGCAGATCATCGCCCAATTTGAAGCCAATCAACGGGAAATTGG
This sequence is a window from Miscanthus floridulus cultivar M001 chromosome 10, ASM1932011v1, whole genome shotgun sequence. Protein-coding genes within it:
- the LOC136485026 gene encoding CBS domain-containing protein CBSCBSPB5-like translates to MVGGMSPPRRTLSMGSGGAMGRRAPAAAAVMSDSPKPGLSRSMTMGGERTVKRLRLSRALTVPESTTVLEVCRRMAARRADAALLTDSNALLCGILTDKDIATRVIARELKIDETPVWKVMTRHPIFVLSDTLAVEALQKMVQGKFRHLPVVDNGEVVAMLDIAKCLYDAIARMERASEKGKAAIANVAAGDDKYSIVEALKEQMFSPCLSAIANEDSTVVMVSPGDSVLSATKKMVEVHASSAVVAVGSKPQGILTSRDILMRVIAKNLSADATPVEKVMTHDPECATVDMPILDALRTMQERKFLHLPVMDRDGSIISIIDVIDIAHAAISIVESSGGDGAGSDDAAASMIQRFWDSAMALGPLDDETDTQSQMSEASRSQMMSDVHHDSVGGSVAGFPSSFSFKLQDRRGRMHRFSCEVQSLTPLVTCILRRLGADIDPDRLPQILYEDEDRDKVVLASDDDLAAAVDHARLAGWKGLKLFLDYSGTTGRRKAVASSSGAAMAVGMSSRDAWAAAYSGVAAGAALVTGIGVMAYLRRSS
- the LOC136485027 gene encoding uncharacterized protein, coding for MEADPAPVESIGWRDSGKGVNGRGGSQRSGKMASRLTSSLPSTSSSLSSLPPPISFPTLPPTASLAPATSSPALPPLSSPAPTTLTAATARSRMGAYPKFSISTWKPTSPKSMRRRRPEAISSSWCAHGSRSGAGGEHRAARLRQGRKRTRGQPAQWQDGVQACATAALDFLVTVIAAAADFLPYAASNVLTCSGDFLTCAASTVFTCAANFACAAAATARSGMGGHTPNFFISTGKPTSPKSMVSS